The proteins below are encoded in one region of Juglans microcarpa x Juglans regia isolate MS1-56 chromosome 4D, Jm3101_v1.0, whole genome shotgun sequence:
- the LOC121260184 gene encoding uncharacterized protein LOC121260184 encodes MMLYGFPSKIACKAFSLILKGSARVWFGSLAPKSVDSFGEPVRLFLTQFMSSRRRWCSAAYLLTIKQTENKSLKSYLTRFNKECMTTNDQDENITLAALLGDVWPLS; translated from the coding sequence ATGATGTTGTATGGCTTCCCCAGCAAAATAGCTTGCAAGGCATTTTCGCTGATCCTGAAAGGGTCAGCACGTGTATGGTTTGGGTCACTAGCACCTAAATCTGTGGATAGCTTCGGCGAGCCAGTCAGGCTGTTCCTAACTCAGTTCATGTCTAGTCGGAGGAGGTGGTGTTCGGCTGCATACCTCCTCACTATCAAACAAACAGAGAACAAAAGCCTGAAGTCCTACTTAACTCGGTTCAACAAAGAGTGCATGACCACCAACGACCAAGATGAGAATATAACCTTGGCGGCACTCCTGGGAGATGTCTGGCCGCTCTCCTAG
- the LOC121260359 gene encoding probably inactive leucine-rich repeat receptor-like protein kinase At5g48380, whose translation MNIPTQMVLNGKYFAVLAHTLILSVGVVFFSGSSSFANESDIYCLQTIKNSLEDPSNYLSPSWNFENNTEGFICKFNGVECWHPDENRVLNIRLSDMDLKGKFPLGIENCTSLTGLDLSSNKLSGSIPSDISDKLQYVTSLDLSSNSFSGEIPSSLANCTYLNVLKLGHNQLTGMIPLQLVLLNRIKKFSVSNNLLSGPVPNFGPNVTAESYANNLGLCGGPLKACQDTTKKSHIGIIAASALGGVTFTSIVVGIVLYYLSRGVAGKKKEDDPEGNQWAKTLKGMEGIKVSMFEKSVSKMRLSDLMKATNNFSKSNIIGTTRTGTMYKALLPDGCTLMVKRLQDSQHLEKEFVSEMNTLGSLKHRNLVPLMGFCMAKRERLVVYKYMENGTLYDQLHCTEPEARTMYWPMRLKIGIQAARGLAWLHHNCNPRIIHRNISSKCILLDKEFEPKLSDFGLARLMNPIDTHLSTFVNGEFGDLGYVDPEYPRTLVATPKGDVYSFGVVLLELITGENPTHVVNAPETFKGSLAEWITDLSSNSLLQTAIDKSLLGKGIDNELTQFLKVACNCVLPTAKERPTMFEVYQLLRAIGEKYQFTTDDEILMPSDCTDANCLDELIVAQETTQTH comes from the exons ATGAATATTCCCACGCAAATGGTGTTGAATGGCAAATATTTTGCCGTTCTTGCCCACACTTTGATCTTGTCTGTGGGTGTGGTTTTTTTTAGTGGTAGTTCAAGTTTTGCCAATGAGAGTGATATTTACTGCTTGCAAACCATCAAAAACTCTCTTGAAGACCCTTCCAACTACTTGAGCCCTTCAtggaattttgaaaacaatactGAGGGATTCATTTGTAAGTTCAACGGCGTGGAGTGTTGGCATCCTGATGAGAACAGAGTTCTAAATATTCGCCTTTCGGACATGGATCTTAAGGGCAAGTTTCCCCTTGGCATCGAGAATTGCACAAGTTTGACAGGCCTAGATCTTTCTAGCAACAAGTTATCAGGGTCCATCCCTAGTGATATATCAGATAAACTCCAATATGTGACATCCCTAGATCTCTCATCCAACAGTTTTTCGGGTGAAATCCCATCAAGTCTTGCGAATTGTACTTACTTGAATGTGCTTAAACTCGGTCACAACCAATTGACGGGTATGATCCCACTTCAACTTGTCCTGCTTAATCGGATCAAGAAATTTAGTGTGTCCAACAATCTCTTGTCAGGGCCTGTCCCTAACTTTGGCCCTAATGTAACTGCGGAGAGCTATGCGAATAATCTAGGACTCTGTGGGGGGCCTCTGAAAGCCTGCCAAGATACTaccaaaaaatctcatattgGAATAATTGCTGCATCAGCACTTGGTGGTGTGACTTTTACATCTATTGTTGTTGGTATTGTTCTCTACTACTTGTCACGTGGAGTAGCtggaaagaagaaggaagatgacCCTGAAGGTAACCAATGGGCAAAGACTCTGAAAGGAATGGAAGGAATCAAG GTTTCAATGTTTGAGAAGTCAGTCTCAAAAATGAGGTTGAGTGATCTCATGAAGGCAACTAACAACTTTAGCAAAAGCAATATCATTGGAACGACAAGAACTGGAACTATGTACAAAGCATTGCTTCCTGATGGTTGTACCCTAATGGTTAAAAGGTTACAAGACTCTCAACACCTAGAAAAAGAATTTGTATCTGAAATGAATACTCTGGGGAGTCTGAAGCACCGTAACTTGGTTCCCTTGATGGGCTTTTGTATGGCAAAGAGGGAGAGACTTGTGGTATACAAATATATGGAAAATGGGACACTTTATGATCAATTACATTGTACAGAACCTGAGGCCAGGACTATGTACTGGCCCATGAGGCTCAAAATTGGGATTCAAGCAGCTAGAGGTTTGGCATGGCTTCACCATAACTGCAACCCACGTATTATACATCGGAACATAAGCTCCAAGTGTATACTTTTGGATAAAGAATTTGAGCCCAAGTTATCTGATTTTGGCCTTGCGAGGCTTATGAACCCGATTGACACCCATTTGAGTACTTTTGTCAATGGGGAGTTTGGGGATTTGGGTTATGTTGATCCTGAGTATCCGCGAACATTAGTTGCTACTCCAAAAGGGGACGTGTATAGCTTTGGAGTTGTTCTGTTGGAATTGATTACAGGTGAGAACCCAACCCATGTGGTTAATGCCCCAGAGACCTTCAAGGGAAGTTTAGCAGAATGGATTACTGATCTATCAAGTAATTCTCTTCTCCAAACTGCCATTGATAAGTCTTTGCTTGGAAAGGGTATTGATAACGAGCTCACACAATTTCTGAAAGTTGCTTGTAATTGTGTGTTGCCAACTGCAAAGGAGAGACCTACTATGTTTGAAGTGTATCAGCTTCTTAGAGCTATTGGGGAGAAGTACCAATTCACAACTGATGATGAGATCTTAATGCCATCTGATTGCACTGATGCTAATTGTCTGGATGAACTTATCGTTGCTCAAGAAACAACTCAAACCCATTGA